Proteins encoded by one window of Kribbella flavida DSM 17836:
- a CDS encoding VOC family protein yields the protein MTDPQPTPADQPATNSLDELEVITFFVEDVAACKDFYTGVLGLDVVYEDADSAVLKLRNLMINLLTVDNAPAVIQPAAVGTPTCGARALHTIRVDDVDAAAAELRGHGIALLNGPMDRPWGRRTAAFADPAGNLWEIAQLID from the coding sequence ATGACCGATCCCCAACCGACGCCCGCCGACCAGCCCGCGACCAACAGCCTGGACGAGCTCGAGGTCATCACGTTCTTCGTCGAGGACGTTGCGGCCTGCAAGGATTTCTACACCGGCGTCCTCGGCCTCGACGTCGTCTACGAGGATGCCGACTCCGCCGTACTCAAGCTCCGCAACCTGATGATCAACCTGCTCACGGTCGACAACGCGCCTGCCGTGATCCAGCCCGCTGCTGTCGGTACGCCGACCTGTGGTGCGCGTGCGCTCCACACCATCAGAGTCGACGACGTGGACGCGGCAGCCGCCGAGCTGCGGGGTCACGGCATCGCGCTGCTCAACGGCCCGATGGACCGGCCCTGGGGCAGGCGTACCGCGGCGTTCGCCGACCCGGCGGGCAACCTCTGGGAGATCGCCCAGCTCATCGACTGA
- a CDS encoding TetR/AcrR family transcriptional regulator, producing MNDRTGPRSASQRALPLLGEPRPERADARRNRLKVLEAADRLFAEHGVKNVSLDAIAAAAGVGKGTVFRRFGDRAGLAVALLDERERELQAKLLSGPPPLGPGAPPAERVAAFLDAYLDLLDRHVELFMDSENASDGARYRIGSYHLWHRHLALLIEQARPDLDAEYAAHFILAPLAADLHNALRTEGFPLARLRAGLRRAATDLLASP from the coding sequence ATGAACGACCGTACCGGACCACGGTCCGCTTCGCAACGGGCGTTGCCCCTGCTGGGAGAGCCGCGGCCGGAGCGCGCCGACGCGCGCCGGAACCGCCTGAAGGTGCTGGAGGCCGCGGACCGCCTCTTCGCCGAGCACGGCGTGAAGAACGTGTCGCTCGACGCGATCGCCGCTGCCGCCGGAGTCGGCAAGGGCACGGTCTTCCGCCGCTTCGGTGACCGAGCCGGCCTGGCGGTCGCCCTGCTGGACGAACGCGAGCGCGAACTGCAGGCCAAGCTGCTGTCCGGGCCGCCGCCGCTGGGCCCCGGCGCGCCGCCCGCCGAACGGGTCGCCGCGTTTCTCGACGCCTACCTGGACCTGCTCGACCGCCACGTCGAGCTCTTCATGGACAGCGAGAACGCCTCGGACGGCGCCCGCTACCGCATCGGCTCGTACCACCTGTGGCACCGCCACCTGGCGCTGCTGATCGAGCAGGCCCGTCCCGATCTCGACGCCGAGTACGCCGCCCACTTCATCCTCGCCCCGCTGGCCGCCGACCTCCACAACGCCTTGCGCACCGAGGGTTTCCCGCTGGCCCGCCTCCGCGCCGGGCTGCGCCGGGCCGCGACGGACCTGCTCGCCTCACCGTGA
- a CDS encoding flavodoxin family protein — protein MSTRPARIAVAYHSGYGHTARQAEAVAAGASAVPGAVAELLPLDELTDELWDRLAAADAIVFGAPTYMGSPSAVFKAFAEASAAVWADDLGWRDKIAAGFTNSKAMSGDKLNSLVDFAVLAAQHGMIWVGLDAYPGWSKSTASIEDLNRLGSWLGAMAQSDSDLSAEKAPPETDLRTAAALGARVATVTTRHLRGALAA, from the coding sequence ATGAGTACTCGCCCCGCCCGCATCGCCGTCGCCTACCACTCCGGTTACGGCCACACCGCGCGCCAGGCCGAGGCCGTCGCGGCGGGCGCGTCCGCCGTACCCGGAGCCGTCGCCGAGCTGCTGCCACTGGACGAACTGACCGACGAACTGTGGGACCGGCTGGCCGCAGCGGACGCGATCGTCTTCGGCGCCCCGACCTACATGGGCAGCCCGAGCGCGGTCTTCAAGGCGTTCGCCGAGGCCAGCGCCGCGGTGTGGGCCGACGACCTCGGCTGGCGGGACAAGATCGCCGCCGGGTTCACCAACTCCAAGGCGATGTCCGGCGACAAGCTGAACAGCCTGGTGGACTTCGCCGTGCTCGCCGCGCAGCACGGCATGATCTGGGTCGGCCTGGACGCCTACCCGGGCTGGTCGAAGTCGACGGCGAGCATCGAGGACCTCAACCGGCTGGGCAGCTGGCTGGGTGCGATGGCGCAGTCCGACTCGGACCTGTCCGCGGAGAAGGCGCCGCCGGAGACCGATCTGCGCACCGCGGCGGCCCTGGGCGCCCGGGTCGCGACGGTGACGACCCGGCACCTGCGCGGAGCGCTTGCCGCCTGA
- a CDS encoding DMT family transporter, which translates to MAWIILLAAAAFEIAFALSLKPSEGFSRFWPSVGVLAFGVTSVLLLAKTLDRLPVGTAYAVWTGIGSVGVVTLGIVLFGEPLTFTRLACITLIIAGVLGLHLSSAH; encoded by the coding sequence ATGGCCTGGATCATCCTGCTGGCCGCCGCCGCCTTCGAGATCGCGTTCGCCCTGAGCCTGAAACCGAGCGAGGGGTTCAGCCGGTTCTGGCCCTCCGTGGGGGTGCTCGCCTTCGGCGTCACCTCGGTCCTGCTGCTGGCCAAGACCCTCGACCGGCTGCCGGTGGGTACGGCGTACGCCGTGTGGACCGGGATCGGTTCGGTCGGTGTCGTCACCCTCGGCATCGTGCTCTTCGGCGAGCCGCTGACCTTCACCCGACTGGCCTGCATCACGTTGATCATCGCCGGCGTGCTCGGCCTGCACCTGTCCAGCGCCCACTAA
- a CDS encoding phosphotransferase enzyme family protein produces the protein MQAPQVQRAVAAALAIASSAGLPADDAIVLNNSNKLTLRLLPCDVLARVAPAAEQVAEFELELARRLGETGSPVAALDPRVEPRAYQRDGFVVTLWTYYEPITPEVAPADYATAIERLHAGMRRFDVPTPHFTDRVAGAQQLLAHRESTPELAEADRELLSAALRRSTQAIAERQPAEQLLHGEPHPGNLIATQHGPLFIDLETCCRGPVEFDLAHAPEEVSERYPGADPELLRQCRILVLAMIVAWRWDRGDQLPNGRQLGTDWLNELRATLDPEATDTVS, from the coding sequence ATGCAGGCACCCCAGGTCCAGCGCGCGGTGGCCGCGGCCCTCGCGATCGCGTCGTCAGCCGGTCTGCCGGCCGACGACGCGATCGTGCTCAACAACTCGAACAAGCTCACGCTGCGGCTGCTGCCGTGCGACGTGCTGGCCCGGGTGGCACCGGCGGCCGAGCAGGTCGCGGAGTTCGAGCTCGAGCTGGCTCGACGCCTCGGCGAAACCGGAAGCCCGGTGGCCGCTCTGGACCCTCGGGTGGAACCGCGGGCCTATCAGCGTGACGGTTTTGTGGTCACGCTGTGGACCTACTACGAACCCATCACGCCTGAGGTCGCACCCGCTGATTACGCCACGGCGATCGAGCGGCTGCACGCCGGCATGCGCAGGTTCGACGTGCCGACTCCGCACTTCACGGATCGAGTCGCCGGCGCCCAGCAACTCCTGGCCCACCGGGAGTCCACGCCGGAGCTGGCCGAGGCGGACCGCGAGCTTCTCAGCGCGGCGCTACGACGGAGCACCCAGGCAATCGCCGAGCGCCAGCCGGCCGAGCAGCTGCTGCACGGCGAGCCGCACCCGGGCAACCTGATCGCCACGCAGCACGGGCCACTGTTCATCGACCTCGAGACCTGCTGCCGCGGGCCGGTCGAGTTCGATCTGGCCCATGCGCCGGAAGAGGTCAGCGAGCGCTACCCGGGAGCCGACCCGGAGTTGCTGCGGCAGTGCCGGATCCTTGTCCTGGCGATGATCGTCGCGTGGCGCTGGGACCGAGGCGACCAACTCCCGAACGGGCGGCAGCTCGGCACGGACTGGCTAAACGAACTTCGGGCCACGCTCGATCCCGAGGCGACGGACACCGTCAGCTGA